The nucleotide sequence TGCGACAACCCAAGGCGCTTGACAGCGCCGCTGACCCAAATGCGTAAAATGTTTTAGGAAGCGCAGTTAGTGTCTTGCCGCCATCGCGTCCTCATAATCCGGATTAAAAACCGGTGACTTCGCGCAAACGATTCGGAGATCGCTGAGGACCTGCCGCGTCAGGCTTTGCGGGCTCGGCTAACGCCAATTCGCCGCAGCCCTGTCGTCCTTTCGTGTGCCAGCGTAGGGGCAACGGTCGCCTTATCCGACATGCAATCGATGATAAGGGTTAGGTACATCATTGATCTTTACTGGCGCAGGCGGATGCGAGTTGGACTGGTCGGGTTCGGGTCAAAGTGGTCTGATCCGAGTATTGTGCGTCACGTCCGGCTTGCGGTTTAGCTGGCTTGTACCTGCACGATAGTCCGATGATCTACAGCTCAATTCTGTGTTGGACGCAGATGCGAAGGCGGACAACCGACATGGCGTGCAAAAGCGACGCTGAAACCGCTCGCCGACTGATAGCCGCAGGCGAAGGCGATCTCCGAAATCGATACCCCTTGGCTGATCATTTCTTTGGCCAGCGCCATCCGCCATCTTAGAAGGTATTGCATTGGCGGTAGGCCGACGATCTCGCTGAAGCGCTGCGCAAATACCGATCGGGATGCGCCGGCGGCCTTCGCCAACGTGGCGACCGTCCAGTCCCGGGACGGATCCTGGTGTAAGGCTTGTAGGCATGCGGCGATCTGCGGATCGGCAAGACCGGCCAGCAGGCCGGGGTTCACGTTCGCTTGCTTCTCGCCCTGATCGCGCATGACCTCGATCAACAGGATTTCCAGCAGACGTTCGATGACCAGGGCGGACCCCGGTCGACCTTCCCACGCTTCCGTGCCGAGCATCTTCAGGAGCGACGCCACGCGTGTTGCGCCCGATGTGGCAAAACCGATCTCGACCACGGATGGGAGTATGTCCTTCAACAGTCCCAAATGCGTGCGGTCGAACGAGAAGCGGCCGCCCAGCAGCTTGAATGTGGGAGCCGTGCTCGATGGATCAGTGACGATCGACCGTGCCGACGGGTTGGATTGAGGAGGCTGAAACCTGATCGGCTTGGTCTCCTCGCTGTCCCCCATCATCCATTCTTCAGGCGCCGTCATCATCAGGAAGTCGCCGGCGACCATCGTGCGCGTCGGTCGGCCAGGAAGCTGAAGCCTGGCGCTTCCCCCCGTGACCAGAACGAAAATCGTGTCCTGGAGCGAAGGATAGCGAATGGCCCATGGGCCTCGCGCTTCGAACTGCTTCCAGAGCAGCGCGCGCGGTTTGAGGAGCCGGACGACCTGCGTCAGGGGATCGGAAATAGGACGATCTCGAAAGAATTGCGGACGCCTCGATATAGAGCATCCCGAAAGCCGTCGCTAGGGTCATCGCTACAGAATGACCCTAGAAGAGCAGGTCGATGAAAAGCGTTGCTGACGCCATCGAGGCGCAATGGATCGACGTCCAGCCGGATGTGAACCTGTCGAACTGGAGGCAATCGCCTCAAAATCATCGTGCGTTCCATCATCTCCCGTGCGAAGTCGCAACAGCACGCGTTCGCGCCGGTAGCAAAGGAGCCCGGTTTCCTGGCTCATCCGAGTCCATCGATGCGTTTTCGCTCCGGTTACCGAATGGCTCGTCCATGGGCCTCGAGCCGTTTCTGGCGGCGACGTCGACCGACGCCATGATCGTGCTGCACGACGGGCGGCTTGTTTACGAGGCTTATCGCAACGGCATGGAGCCCAACTCGCGCCACATCGCGATGTCCGCGACCAAGGCTGTCATTGGGCTGTTGACGGAGATCCTGGCGGCGGATGGAGCAATCAAGCTCGAGAGGCCCGTTACCGATTATGTGCCGGAGGTCGCCAACTCGCCCTACGCGGCCGCGCGCGCGAGGGACTTGCTCGACATGCGGGTCGCTGTCCTTTTCGACGCGACGCAGGAGAAGAGCTACTCACGATCGGTTGGATGGGAGCCGCCCGGGGATCCCAAGACAGATATCCGGAGCTTTCTCTCCCGGCTCAGCGGCCCGGCTTGGCGATGCGGGGGCGGCTTCGCCTACCATTCCGCAAACACCGATCTGCTTGGATGGGTCATCGAGAGAGCAACCTCCGCAAAGGTGCAAGACCTGCTATCCGAGAAACTATGGGCTGCGATAGCCAGCGATGATGCCGAGCTCACACTGGATTGGGACGGCTTTGCCCGCAGCGCAGGTGGGCTCTGTGCGACGATCCGCGACCTGGCGCGGCTCGGACAGGTGGTTTGCCTCGACGGTTCCTCCGGCAGCGCGCAGATCTTCCCGAACCACATCGTTCATGGTCTCGCAACCGGCGGTGATCGCAAGGCGTGGAGCTCCGGCCAGTGGGGTGAATCGTTCGCTCCCATCAGCCGAAGCATGAGCTATCGCAGCGGATGGTATACGGTCGACACCGATCCGGAAATCTTGTTCGCGATGGGCATCCACGGTCAGAATCTGCTCGTTGATCGCAAGAACAGGATCGTCATGGCCAAATTCTCATCCTGGCCGCAACCCGTCGATGGTCGAACGACGTGGCTGACACATGCCGCGTTTGACGAAGTGCGCAGGTGCTTGCCACCGAGCCGATGATGCTCGGCCGCCGCCTGCGGCTTCTCCTGGTCCTACGCACACACCGGTTCGGATTTCAGTCCTGTTCGGCCTCGGCGCCACCGCCAGCGATCTCCCCATGAGGCTTACTGGCCATCATCCTGAGAGCGGTTGACGATCCGTCGTGCGTTAACCTTTGAGCTCTCCGTTTAGGCAAGTTCGGTGCGCGGTCCGTCCGATTTCATGCATTGCGGCCACCTGCTTCCGCGCCTGTGTTCGCACAGTTCCAGCTGCTGGAATCCGCGTGATGCTGGTCCCCAGATGCTTGGCCTAGATATTCTCGAGCGAAAATCGCATGATCGACATAATCTCGCGCATGGATAGAGCCGCTCTGATGCCAGCAATCACACGTGTCCGCGTGGCCGTGCTCGACGATTTTCAGAACGTTGCGCGCTCGCTCGCCGACTGGAGCTCGCTCGAGCCCCGTGCCACGACGACGTTCTTCAACGACAACGTCACGGGGGACGTGCTCGTGGCGCGATTGCGGCCGTTCGACGTGATCATGCTCATCCGCGAGCGGACCAAATTGCCGGCGTCGCTGATCGCTGGCCTGCCCAACCTCAAGCTGGTTGTCACCGCTGGCATGCGCAATCTGGGCATCGACGTGGCCGGGTGCACGGCGCGCGGCATCCCGGTCTGCGGCACCGATACCGGCAGCAGCTCGACTGCCGAGCTGGCGTTCGGGATGCTGCTGGCGCTGTCGCGGAACATCGTGGTGGAGGACCGCGCGCTGCGCGAGGGACGCTGGCAGACGCGCATGGGCCATGCGGTCAAGGGTTTGACGCTCGGCATCCTCGGGCTCGGGCGGCTCGGCGCTCAGATGGCCGGATATGGCAGGGCGTTCGGCATGGATGTCATCGCCTGGAGTCAGAACTTGACCCCGGCGGATGCGGCAGCGGCAGGCGCCGAGTTCGTCGAAAAGGACGACCTGTTTCGGCGCTCGGACTTCATCAGCCTGCACGTCGTGTTGAGCGAGCGGACCCGCAACATCGTGGGCGCTGCGGAACTGGCGCGGATGAAGCCGTCGGCTTGTCTGATCAATACGTCGCGTGCCGGGCTCGTGGACGAGGCCGCCCTGATCGCCGCCCTGACGGAGGGCCGGATTGCGGGCGCAGCGCTTGATGTGTTCGATGTCGAGCCGTTGCCGCCGGATGCGCCGATCCTGTCGGCGCCCAACACCTTGCTGACGCCGCATCTCGGCTACGCCGCGCGCGACAGCTACAAGACCTATTTCAGCCAGGCGGTGGAGGACATCGCCGCCTGGCTCGACGGCCAGCCGATCCGGGTCCTGACCGCCTGATCTCCGGACTCTCGCACCGGCTTCAAGCCTGATATGTCTCGGCGGGTCGCGTGGTGGCTGGCGCTGTCCGGTTCGGCTCGCTGCTCGACGTCTTGTCCGGTCGGCGCCGCGCCACGAGCCCGGCCACGATCTGCCAGGCGAAGATCAGGGCGACGATCCCGAGAATGCCTCCGCTGATCGGATGCTCGACGAACGTCGTGAAGCTGCCGTGGCTGAGCAGCATTGCGCGCCTGAAATTCTCCTCTAGGATCGGTCCGAGGATGAAGCCAAGCATCAAGGGCGCAGGATCGAGGCTGAGCCGGAAGAAGATGTAGCCGAGCACGCCGAAGAAGGCCGTGGTGTAGATGTCGTCCAAGCTGTTGTTCACGCTGTATGTACCGACGCAGCAGAAGAACAGGATGGAAGGAAACAGCGCGCTGTAGGGAATCTTGAAGACCGTCAGCCAGTAACGGACCAGCGGAACATTAAGGACGACGAGGAAGAGATTTCCGATCCACATGCTCGCGACCAGCCCCCAGAACAGATCCGGATGATCCGCGATCATGGTGGGTCCGGGCTTGATGCCGTTGATGATGAAGGCCGCCATCATCAGCGCCATCACGGCGTTCTCCGGAATGCCGATGCTCATCAGCGGAATGAAGCTCGTTCGCGCAGCCGCTTCGTCGGCTGCCGCCTGTCCGGCAACGCCCTCGATCGCGCCCTTGCCGATCTCGTCGCGGTACTTGCTGAATTTCTTGTCGACGGCGTAGGCCGCGAACTGAGCGATGACGGGACCGCCGCCCGGCAGCAGCCCGAGCAGAGAACCGGCGGCGCTGCCGCGGAGCGCGCTCGGGATGATGCGCTTGAACTCGGTCCAGCTCGGTATCAGCTTGATCTCGCCGCGAAACGGCGACGTCTGCCGGTCCTTGTCGAGATTCTTGGTGATCTCGGCAATGCCGAAGCAGCCGAGCGACAGGCTGACGAGCGCGATCCCGTCGTACAGCTGAGGAAGGCCCATGGTGAACCTGAGGGTGCCGGTATTGACGTCGGTGCCGACGAGGCCGAGCAGCACGCCGACGAGGCACATCGACAGGCCGTCGAGCACGCTCCCGGTCGTCACGAGGCTGACGCAGAGGAAGCCCAGCAGCACGAGCGCGCAGTATTCGGTGGGGCCGAACATCAGCGCCACCTGGCTCAAGGGCGGCGCGAGCGATGCCAGCACGATCGTCGCGATCGTGCCGCCGATGAAGCTGGAAATGCCCGCCGTGAACAGTGCAAGACCGGTCTTGCCCTTGAGCGTCATCTCATAGCCGTCGATGCAGGCGATGATGCTGGACGCGTGCGGCATCCGCATCGTGATGGCGCTGACATTGTCGCCGTATTGGGCGCCGTAATAGATCCCGGCCAGCATGATCAGCGCGCCGTCGGTCGGCAATGAGTAGGTCAACGGCAGTAGCAGGCTGATCGTCGCTAGCGGCCCGAGGCCCGGCAGCAGGCCTACCAGCGTGCCAATGGTGCAGCCGGCGGCGCAGAACAGCAGGTTGTTAAGCGTCAGCGCGTGACCGAAGCCGAACGAGAGATTGGACAGGATATCCATGGGTCGCGCCTCAATAGAGCGGGAGCTGCAGTCCGAGGCCAAGCTTCATCGCCAGCGCGACGGACGCGAGCACGGCGCTCAGCGCAAGAGCGCGCGACAGCTTGAAATCCGAGGCCGCATAGGAAGTGATGAGCACCATGGCGACGAGGCCGACAAGCATGTTCACGTGTTCGGAGAGCAGCACGAAACTGAGCAGGCCGGCGGCCACCAGTGCGATGTTCCTCGCTCTGAATGCGAGTGCGTCCCCATTGATGATGAGGGCGCGAATGACGATCGCGAGGCCGACCAGGAAGAGCAGGGCAGACACGACGAGCGGAAACATGCCAGGTCCCGCACGGCCTAGCGTCCCCAAGGAATATCCGCGAGCCTGCAGGCCGAAGAACAGGGCTATGGCGAGCAGGCTTAGCCCCTTCGCCAGGTCTCGGTTGATCGTCATGTTTCCTCCGCGGGGCGTGCACTTGAGATCGGCACATTGTCCCATGAGGAGGCAGCCCAGCCCGCGACGGACTTCGTCACGTGCATAGTCGTCTGGTCGGCTCGATTTACTCGGAGCCGGGCGGAACAGACGTGATGGGCTTCCTCCACTCGCATCCAGGATAGCTGCCGTGCTAGGGTCGAGATGCACCTGAATTCCATCTGCTGGAACGCGAGAAAATGGCGGCCGACCACAGCTATGACAGCCTGAATCGCTCGCTGGAGCGAGGCATCGCGATATTGCGGGCGTTCAAGCCGGGCGTCGCCGATCTCGGCAATGCCGAGATCGCGGAACGCACGGGGCTTGCCAAGGCGACCGTCAGTCGGTTGACGCAGACGTTGGTGAACGGAGGGCTGTTGCAGAGAGATCCGGGACGCCGGGTCTACAGGTTGGCGCCGGCTGTTCTCAGCTTGGCGCACGCGATGCGTCTCAGCTCGCCGATGCTGTCGGTGGTCGCGCCCCTGCTGCGGGCCGAAGCATCGCGGCGTCGCGTCAATGTCGGGCTGGCCGCAGCGGACCAGGACATGATGGTCTATCTGGAGTCGTTCCGCTACCACCCGCGACTGACACATCGGACGGTGGTGTCGGGCCAGCGCATCCCTGTCGAACTGACCTCGCTCGGGCGCGCCTATCTGTGGGCACTCGAGCCCTCCGCCCGCGAACGTGAGTATGCCGCGATCGCAAAACGGCGCCCGAAAAACTACAAGCGGCTCATTCGCGAGATCGAGAGATCCTTCACGGAGCTAGACAAGCTCGGCTATTGCGCGGTCGGCTGGCAGCCAGGAGTCGTGGCGGTGGCGACGACGCTGCCTTTTGGCGCAGGTGAGCCGCACGTCATGAACATGAGCATTGGGAGCGTCGAGCCACTCGAAGAGGCCTCGCACCGCCTGGCGCCATGGCTGCTCGACCTGAAACGCCGATGCCTCAATCGGCTCGAGCATGCAGTCACATCGGAACTGAGCTGAGCTCGCGTCCCGCGCAGCTCAATTCCAATAGGTGGAATTGGGGGCGCCCCGCACGCGCCGTCGCATCGTAGTCTCCTCCGCAACAAGGTCCGGCGGCCTACGCCGGACGCGACGGAGGAAACCTGCAATGACAGATCATCGCGTAGGACGACTCGTCTTGATGCTGGCGAGCCTGGGACTGGCCATCGTCGGCGCAATCCCCGGAGCGGCCCGGGCCGAGTATCCCGATCGACCGATCAAGCTCGTGGTTCCTTTCTCGCCCGGCGGCGGGACGGATCTGATCGCGCGGACGCTGGCGAAGCCGATGGCTGCGAAGCTCGGCCAATCGATCGTGGTGGAGAACAAGGCCGGCGCGGGCACCATCATCGGCTCGGATGCCGTCGCCCGAAGCCAGCCGGATGGCTACACGTTCCTGATTGCGACGCTCGCCCATTCGGTCAATCCGAGCCTTCACGCCAAGTTGCCCTACGACACGGAGAAGGCGTTCGCCCCGGTCACGCTGATCGGCACCTACCAGAACATCCTGGTCGTCAAGCCGGAGAGCCCGTTCCAAACCGTCGATGACATCATCAAGGCAGCCAAGGCAAATCCCGGAAAGTACACCTATGCCTCGCAGGGCATCGGGACGTCGGCGCATCTGGCGGGCGAGCTTCTGAACAATCTTGCTCACATCGAGCTGACGCATATCCCCTACAAGGGCGCGGGCCCTGCATTGACCGATGTCCTCGGCGGACAGGTCGACATGATGTTTGCTAGCAGCGCCGCAGTGTCCGGCTTCATCGCGAGCAAGAGCCTGCGGCCGATTGCCGTCACTGGCGCCAAGGGGCAGACCCAAGTGCCGGGCGTCCCCAGTGTCGAGGAGACCGTGCCCGGCTACGTGTTCGACAGCTGGTACGGGCTCTACGTGCCGGCGAAGACGCCGAAACCCGTCGTCGACAAGCTGCTCGAGGCCGTCAAATTCGCCGCGCAGGATCCGGACTTCCTCAAGCGGGCGCAGGACGAAGGCTTGCTGATGCGGGTCGGGACTCCTGAAGAACTCGATGCCTACGTCAAGGCGGATACCGTTCGCTGGCGCAAGGTCGTGACTGAAAACAAGATCAAACCGGAATAGACACCATGGATTCGGATATCGTTCTGAAGACTATCAGCGACGGCATTGCGACCGTGACGCTAAATCGCCCCGACAAACGCAATGCGATGAGCGACGAGATGCGCTCGTCGCTCATCGAGGTGCTTGAGGAGATCGCTGCAGACAAATCGGTTCGCGCGCTCGTGCTTACGGGGGCCGGCAAGGGGTTCTGTGCCGGCGGCGATGTCGCCGGCATGAAGCGGCGGATGGAGGCGCCGGCGGGCGAGGTCGGATTCAACGGCTGGGCGCGCCAGCAACGCGTGCACCGGACCCAGATGTTGCTCCATACCATGCCCAAGCCGACGATCGCCGCTGTGAACGGAGCGGCGGCGGGGCTTGGCGCGGACACGGCGTTGGCGTGCGACTTCGTGATCGCGAGCCCCTTTGCCAAGTTCGTGTGGTCCTACATCCTGCGTGGTCTCATTCCGGACGGCGGAGGCATGTACTTCCTGCCACGGCGCGTTGGACTGCCGAAGGCGAAGGAACTGATCTTCACCGGTCGGCAGGTCGGTGCTGACGAGGCGGTCAAGATTGGCATCATCGATCGCATGAGTTCGCCCGAGACGTTGCTTACGGATGCGCAAGCCTGGGCACGCGAACTCTCCGCGGGGTCGAGCACTGCCATCGCGCTCGGCAAGGCCATTCTCAACCGGTCGTTCGAGACAGAGGCCAACAACATCTTTGCGAGCGGAAGTCAGGCGCAGGGCATCTGCTACACCAGCAGCGAACATCGCGAACAGGTCCTCGCATTCCTCGCCAAGTCGAGCAACTGACGAGCGCAGCCGATGTCCCTGGACGCCTTGTTCAATCCACGCAGCATTGCCATCGTCGGTGCCTCCGCCGACTCGACCAAGACGTCCGGTCTGCCGATCCGGTTCTTACGTCAGCAGGCGTTCGGCGGCCAGATCTACCCGGTCAACCCGCGCGTGGCCGAGATAGATGGACTTCGCTGCTACAACAGCATCGAAGCACTGCCGTCGTCACCAGACGTCGCGATGGTTCTGCTCGGGTCGGCTCACGCGGTGGAGGCGGTGCGTGAGCTGGCGGCGCGGGGCACGAGATACGCGATCGTCCTGGCCGGCGGATTCGGCGAGAGCGGAGAAGACGGACGGGAGCGCCAGCAGCAGCTGCTTGCTGCGGCAGGCGGAATGCGTCTCCTCGGACCGAATACGATCGGCCTCGTGAACGTCTCGAACGCCGTGCCGCTGTCGGCAAGCGGCGCGCTGTCGGCCGGCACACTGCTGAAGGGCTCCGTCAGCGTGGTCTCCCAGAGCGGCGGAATTCTGGGCGCATTGCTCTCGCGGTTGACCGCAAATGGCGTCGGGCTCTCCAAGCTGATTGCGACCGGCAACGAGGCCGATCTCGAGCTTTCCGACTTCGTCGAGCATCTCGCCGATGACCCCGACACAAGCGTGATCGCTCTCTACATCGAGGCGATCCGGCATCCCGCGAAGTTCCGCCGCGCGGCGCGCCGGGCGCGAGAGGCGGGCAAGACGATCGTTGCCTTGAAGATCGGCCGGTCGGCAGCCGGCGCACGCGCCGCAGCCTCGCACACCGGAGCGATGGCCGGCACGGACCGAACCTATGATGCGTTCTTCCGTGACATCGGCATCATCCGAGCGCAGACCTTCGGCGACCTTGTCGACATCCCCGCTGCATTGGCGACGCAGCCGGCATTGATGGGACGCCGTGTCGCAATCCTGACGTCGACCGGCGGGGCAGGGACCCTCATCGTCGACAGTTTAGGCCTGAACGGCTTCGAAGCGCCCGATCCGGACACGAGTACCGCAGCGCAACTCGCCGCCCTCATGCCCGATGGTCCATCGTCCCTGGGGACCAATCCGATCGACGTCACCCTCGCGGGCCTGCAGCCGGCGATCCTGAAGGGCTGCATCGAAACGCTGCTCGGCAGCCCCGCCTACGACGCGCTGGTGGTGATCGTCGGGGCGACGAGCGTGCGCAACCCCGACCTGATCAGCAATGCCATCCGCGAGGCGAGGTCCGACGGTTCGAAGCCATTGCTGGCCTATGTGAGCCCGCATGCGCCTGAAGCCGTGTCACGGTTGACGACACAGGGCGTTCCGACCTTC is from Bradyrhizobium sp. ORS 285 and encodes:
- a CDS encoding enoyl-CoA hydratase/isomerase family protein yields the protein MDSDIVLKTISDGIATVTLNRPDKRNAMSDEMRSSLIEVLEEIAADKSVRALVLTGAGKGFCAGGDVAGMKRRMEAPAGEVGFNGWARQQRVHRTQMLLHTMPKPTIAAVNGAAAGLGADTALACDFVIASPFAKFVWSYILRGLIPDGGGMYFLPRRVGLPKAKELIFTGRQVGADEAVKIGIIDRMSSPETLLTDAQAWARELSAGSSTAIALGKAILNRSFETEANNIFASGSQAQGICYTSSEHREQVLAFLAKSSN
- a CDS encoding tripartite tricarboxylate transporter TctB family protein encodes the protein MTINRDLAKGLSLLAIALFFGLQARGYSLGTLGRAGPGMFPLVVSALLFLVGLAIVIRALIINGDALAFRARNIALVAAGLLSFVLLSEHVNMLVGLVAMVLITSYAASDFKLSRALALSAVLASVALAMKLGLGLQLPLY
- a CDS encoding IclR family transcriptional regulator; translated protein: MAADHSYDSLNRSLERGIAILRAFKPGVADLGNAEIAERTGLAKATVSRLTQTLVNGGLLQRDPGRRVYRLAPAVLSLAHAMRLSSPMLSVVAPLLRAEASRRRVNVGLAAADQDMMVYLESFRYHPRLTHRTVVSGQRIPVELTSLGRAYLWALEPSAREREYAAIAKRRPKNYKRLIREIERSFTELDKLGYCAVGWQPGVVAVATTLPFGAGEPHVMNMSIGSVEPLEEASHRLAPWLLDLKRRCLNRLEHAVTSELS
- a CDS encoding serine hydrolase, coding for MKSVADAIEAQWIDVQPDVNLSNWRQSPQNHRAFHHLPCEVATARVRAGSKGARFPGSSESIDAFSLRLPNGSSMGLEPFLAATSTDAMIVLHDGRLVYEAYRNGMEPNSRHIAMSATKAVIGLLTEILAADGAIKLERPVTDYVPEVANSPYAAARARDLLDMRVAVLFDATQEKSYSRSVGWEPPGDPKTDIRSFLSRLSGPAWRCGGGFAYHSANTDLLGWVIERATSAKVQDLLSEKLWAAIASDDAELTLDWDGFARSAGGLCATIRDLARLGQVVCLDGSSGSAQIFPNHIVHGLATGGDRKAWSSGQWGESFAPISRSMSYRSGWYTVDTDPEILFAMGIHGQNLLVDRKNRIVMAKFSSWPQPVDGRTTWLTHAAFDEVRRCLPPSR
- a CDS encoding tripartite tricarboxylate transporter substrate binding protein, whose protein sequence is MTDHRVGRLVLMLASLGLAIVGAIPGAARAEYPDRPIKLVVPFSPGGGTDLIARTLAKPMAAKLGQSIVVENKAGAGTIIGSDAVARSQPDGYTFLIATLAHSVNPSLHAKLPYDTEKAFAPVTLIGTYQNILVVKPESPFQTVDDIIKAAKANPGKYTYASQGIGTSAHLAGELLNNLAHIELTHIPYKGAGPALTDVLGGQVDMMFASSAAVSGFIASKSLRPIAVTGAKGQTQVPGVPSVEETVPGYVFDSWYGLYVPAKTPKPVVDKLLEAVKFAAQDPDFLKRAQDEGLLMRVGTPEELDAYVKADTVRWRKVVTENKIKPE
- a CDS encoding D-2-hydroxyacid dehydrogenase family protein; its protein translation is MAVLDDFQNVARSLADWSSLEPRATTTFFNDNVTGDVLVARLRPFDVIMLIRERTKLPASLIAGLPNLKLVVTAGMRNLGIDVAGCTARGIPVCGTDTGSSSTAELAFGMLLALSRNIVVEDRALREGRWQTRMGHAVKGLTLGILGLGRLGAQMAGYGRAFGMDVIAWSQNLTPADAAAAGAEFVEKDDLFRRSDFISLHVVLSERTRNIVGAAELARMKPSACLINTSRAGLVDEAALIAALTEGRIAGAALDVFDVEPLPPDAPILSAPNTLLTPHLGYAARDSYKTYFSQAVEDIAAWLDGQPIRVLTA
- a CDS encoding tripartite tricarboxylate transporter permease → MDILSNLSFGFGHALTLNNLLFCAAGCTIGTLVGLLPGLGPLATISLLLPLTYSLPTDGALIMLAGIYYGAQYGDNVSAITMRMPHASSIIACIDGYEMTLKGKTGLALFTAGISSFIGGTIATIVLASLAPPLSQVALMFGPTEYCALVLLGFLCVSLVTTGSVLDGLSMCLVGVLLGLVGTDVNTGTLRFTMGLPQLYDGIALVSLSLGCFGIAEITKNLDKDRQTSPFRGEIKLIPSWTEFKRIIPSALRGSAAGSLLGLLPGGGPVIAQFAAYAVDKKFSKYRDEIGKGAIEGVAGQAAADEAAARTSFIPLMSIGIPENAVMALMMAAFIINGIKPGPTMIADHPDLFWGLVASMWIGNLFLVVLNVPLVRYWLTVFKIPYSALFPSILFFCCVGTYSVNNSLDDIYTTAFFGVLGYIFFRLSLDPAPLMLGFILGPILEENFRRAMLLSHGSFTTFVEHPISGGILGIVALIFAWQIVAGLVARRRPDKTSSSEPNRTAPATTRPAETYQA
- a CDS encoding AraC family transcriptional regulator, with amino-acid sequence MSRRPQFFRDRPISDPLTQVVRLLKPRALLWKQFEARGPWAIRYPSLQDTIFVLVTGGSARLQLPGRPTRTMVAGDFLMMTAPEEWMMGDSEETKPIRFQPPQSNPSARSIVTDPSSTAPTFKLLGGRFSFDRTHLGLLKDILPSVVEIGFATSGATRVASLLKMLGTEAWEGRPGSALVIERLLEILLIEVMRDQGEKQANVNPGLLAGLADPQIAACLQALHQDPSRDWTVATLAKAAGASRSVFAQRFSEIVGLPPMQYLLRWRMALAKEMISQGVSISEIAFACGYQSASGFSVAFARHVGCPPSHLRPTQN
- a CDS encoding acetate--CoA ligase family protein: MSLDALFNPRSIAIVGASADSTKTSGLPIRFLRQQAFGGQIYPVNPRVAEIDGLRCYNSIEALPSSPDVAMVLLGSAHAVEAVRELAARGTRYAIVLAGGFGESGEDGRERQQQLLAAAGGMRLLGPNTIGLVNVSNAVPLSASGALSAGTLLKGSVSVVSQSGGILGALLSRLTANGVGLSKLIATGNEADLELSDFVEHLADDPDTSVIALYIEAIRHPAKFRRAARRAREAGKTIVALKIGRSAAGARAAASHTGAMAGTDRTYDAFFRDIGIIRAQTFGDLVDIPAALATQPALMGRRVAILTSTGGAGTLIVDSLGLNGFEAPDPDTSTAAQLAALMPDGPSSLGTNPIDVTLAGLQPAILKGCIETLLGSPAYDALVVIVGATSVRNPDLISNAIREARSDGSKPLLAYVSPHAPEAVSRLTTQGVPTFSTPEAVTVALNALWAVGRPLHQLEGPRPRPAVDIPHDWVGSLDEHKAKALFARFGIPVVREKIVANGAEAHEAARDFGGHVVLKILSSEITHKSDIGGVAVGLDAATVGAALDRMRDVVTAKAGCAPEAYIVQEMVQGGELELILGCHRDPLGLVLLLGMGGVTAELMNDTVIRLLSSETSLSHDLALEMIKDLRCWPLLNGYRGRAKLDVEALVDAIVNFAAMAVALDGRIVEAEINPLFVLPAGAGVRAADAVAVLTSGPASEG